In one window of Armatimonadota bacterium DNA:
- the mgtE gene encoding magnesium transporter, with translation MAEGDKGETLTQQLAELLSAGRTAEAAQLLAVSHPVDAAATLEDLPEEMRQTAFALLSDERAGEVLDEADDEVASELVSALTTERASDIVEEMPSDEAADLLADLPEERAEELLSAMEADDAARARELLQYDETSAGGQMASEFVAVPEDLTVGEVTERLRELIPKAEFAYYVYVVDAEGHLRGVTSLRELLTAEPQQPVSEMMRRDLIWVSPEVDQEEAARVVARYDLLAVPVLAADGRMVGMITVDDVAEVMEEEAEEDVHQMWGAEVGGGKSLREAPLKALLSRTPSLAAGLAAGLVGAALVRMYDEVLAPQLIVALLVPLLLLVTGATSSQATSSVARATLPLVADPAEPWRSVSREMKVAVVLSAIAGACALAAAAIWGGPLAVAWAIGIATALATAAASMVGWLAPLVWARLGGQGTAAAWFARATADVAALVVYFAAAAYLLTRGVGAVQG, from the coding sequence ATGGCGGAAGGCGACAAAGGCGAAACCCTAACGCAGCAGCTCGCCGAGCTGCTGAGCGCCGGGCGTACTGCGGAGGCCGCGCAATTGCTCGCCGTCAGTCATCCCGTTGACGCGGCGGCAACCCTGGAGGATCTTCCCGAGGAGATGCGGCAGACCGCGTTCGCGCTGCTCAGTGACGAGCGCGCGGGCGAGGTGCTCGACGAGGCGGATGACGAAGTCGCCTCCGAGCTGGTATCTGCCCTGACCACCGAACGCGCGTCCGACATCGTCGAGGAGATGCCCTCCGACGAGGCGGCGGATCTCCTGGCGGATCTGCCGGAAGAACGGGCGGAGGAGTTGCTGAGCGCGATGGAGGCGGACGACGCCGCGCGCGCCAGGGAACTGCTGCAGTACGACGAAACGTCGGCCGGCGGGCAGATGGCGTCGGAGTTCGTGGCCGTGCCTGAGGACCTGACGGTCGGCGAGGTAACCGAGCGGCTGCGCGAGCTGATACCCAAGGCCGAGTTCGCGTACTACGTGTACGTGGTGGACGCTGAGGGGCATCTGCGCGGGGTGACGTCGCTGCGAGAGCTGCTCACCGCGGAGCCGCAGCAACCGGTGTCGGAGATGATGCGCCGCGACCTGATATGGGTCAGCCCGGAGGTGGATCAGGAGGAGGCGGCGCGCGTCGTGGCGCGCTACGATTTGCTGGCAGTGCCGGTGCTCGCGGCCGACGGCCGCATGGTGGGAATGATCACCGTGGACGACGTCGCCGAGGTCATGGAGGAAGAAGCCGAAGAAGACGTGCATCAGATGTGGGGGGCAGAGGTTGGCGGCGGGAAATCGTTGCGGGAGGCGCCGCTCAAGGCGCTGCTTTCGCGCACGCCGTCGTTGGCTGCGGGGCTTGCCGCGGGACTCGTGGGCGCGGCGTTGGTGCGCATGTACGACGAGGTGCTCGCACCGCAACTCATCGTGGCGCTGCTGGTTCCGCTGCTGCTATTGGTCACGGGCGCGACGTCGAGTCAGGCCACGAGCAGCGTCGCGCGCGCGACGCTCCCGCTGGTGGCGGATCCGGCGGAGCCATGGCGCAGCGTGAGCCGGGAGATGAAGGTAGCCGTGGTGCTGAGCGCCATCGCGGGTGCGTGCGCGCTCGCTGCCGCGGCGATCTGGGGCGGGCCGCTCGCGGTGGCGTGGGCGATCGGGATCGCAACGGCGCTGGCGACCGCCGCGGCTTCTATGGTCGGCTGGCTCGCGCCGCTGGTGTGGGCGAGACTGGGCGGCCAAGGGACGGCGGCGGCGTGGTTCGCGCGCGCAACGGCGGACGTCGCCGCGCTGGTGGTGTACTTCGCAGCCGCCGCGTACCTGCTGACTCGCGGTGTGGGCGCGGTGCAGGGCTGA
- a CDS encoding efflux RND transporter permease subunit: MSVWGLSVRRPILIAMVMLALVVVGFISYFRLGMDLLPNLKIPFVTATVVYPGAGPREIETEITKRIEDAVATTRNVKQIDSYSSEGVSVVVVEFEVGVDPDVAAQDIRDKVAPVERILPEDAERPVISRVDLEARAIMQLAVSSNLPLVRLRRLADDVISPR, encoded by the coding sequence ATGTCTGTTTGGGGCCTCTCAGTACGCCGCCCGATCCTGATCGCGATGGTGATGCTGGCCCTGGTGGTGGTCGGCTTCATCAGTTACTTCCGTCTCGGGATGGATCTGCTGCCCAACCTCAAGATTCCTTTCGTCACGGCTACCGTCGTGTACCCTGGCGCCGGGCCGCGAGAGATCGAGACCGAGATCACCAAGCGCATAGAGGACGCGGTCGCCACCACCCGCAACGTCAAGCAAATCGACTCCTATTCGTCGGAGGGCGTCAGCGTAGTCGTGGTGGAGTTCGAGGTCGGAGTGGATCCCGACGTCGCCGCACAGGATATCCGCGACAAGGTGGCGCCCGTCGAGCGCATCCTGCCTGAGGATGCCGAGCGGCCGGTGATCTCGCGAGTTGACCTCGAAGCGAGGGCGATCATGCAGTTGGCGGTCTCCAGCAACCTGCCCCTAGTACGGCTGCGGCGCCTCGCCGACGACGTCATCTCGCCGCGT
- a CDS encoding efflux RND transporter periplasmic adaptor subunit, with protein sequence MKPRGAGTRTLVWLIVVAVVAVLGWRVYHRIVAQRNRPAPQTRSAVPVETAAVVTADLAAALNVTGSVEPDRKAALASKIPGKVVAVTVDEGERVAEGQVVVRLDDSDVRAQVAQARAAVEAAEAARGMAQAQLDLALAGARPQERQQAQANVAQARAALEAARAGLEALRKGAREQERAQAQQAVRQAKAGLDNAEANLRRAEELLKAGAISEQQVDLARTQYQVAEAQYQTAAERLDLVREGARTEEIKAAEERVKQADAGVRVAEQQLSIVNEGARAEDIRAAREQVNQAAAGVAQARAALQAAQVMLDNTVIRSALGGEVAQREVDPGQTVVPSQPLLAVVDNRQVYVKAKVGEDDVRNVRPGQSVEVTVDAYPGETFAGRVTEILPAAEVETRMFHVRVRIPNPQGRLKSGMFARCAITLERLPGVTAVPRSAVVREGDGAAVFVVRAGKAHRVAVKLGVEQGDLAQALAGVTPGDAVVVAGHDTLRDGDAVRVTGGS encoded by the coding sequence ATGAAACCTAGGGGTGCTGGAACTCGGACTCTAGTCTGGCTCATCGTCGTCGCCGTGGTCGCCGTGCTCGGCTGGCGCGTCTACCACCGCATCGTGGCGCAGCGGAACCGACCGGCGCCGCAAACGCGAAGCGCCGTTCCCGTGGAGACGGCCGCGGTCGTGACGGCGGACCTCGCCGCCGCGCTCAACGTCACGGGCAGTGTGGAGCCGGATCGCAAGGCGGCGCTCGCGTCCAAGATACCCGGCAAGGTGGTCGCGGTGACGGTGGACGAAGGCGAACGGGTGGCTGAGGGGCAGGTGGTGGTGCGACTCGACGACAGCGACGTCCGCGCCCAGGTGGCGCAGGCGCGCGCCGCGGTAGAGGCGGCGGAGGCGGCGCGCGGCATGGCGCAGGCGCAGCTCGATCTCGCGCTCGCCGGCGCGCGTCCCCAGGAGCGGCAGCAAGCCCAGGCCAACGTGGCCCAGGCGCGCGCGGCGCTGGAGGCGGCGCGTGCGGGCCTGGAGGCGCTGCGCAAAGGCGCGCGCGAACAAGAGCGCGCCCAGGCGCAGCAGGCGGTGCGCCAGGCCAAGGCGGGGCTCGACAACGCCGAGGCGAATCTGCGACGCGCCGAGGAGCTGCTGAAGGCCGGCGCCATATCGGAGCAGCAAGTGGACCTCGCGCGCACCCAGTACCAGGTCGCCGAGGCGCAGTACCAGACCGCGGCGGAGCGACTCGACCTAGTGCGCGAAGGCGCGCGGACCGAGGAGATCAAGGCCGCCGAGGAACGGGTCAAGCAAGCGGATGCCGGCGTCCGGGTGGCGGAGCAGCAGTTGAGCATCGTCAACGAGGGCGCTCGCGCCGAGGACATTCGTGCCGCACGCGAGCAGGTCAACCAGGCCGCGGCCGGCGTTGCCCAAGCGCGAGCGGCGCTGCAGGCGGCGCAGGTGATGCTCGACAACACGGTGATCCGGAGCGCGCTAGGAGGCGAGGTGGCCCAGCGCGAGGTGGATCCCGGTCAGACCGTCGTGCCGAGCCAGCCGCTGCTGGCCGTGGTTGACAACCGTCAGGTCTACGTCAAAGCGAAAGTGGGCGAGGACGACGTGCGCAATGTGCGCCCGGGGCAGTCGGTCGAGGTGACCGTGGACGCCTATCCCGGGGAAACCTTCGCCGGCCGGGTCACGGAGATCCTGCCGGCGGCTGAGGTCGAAACGAGAATGTTCCACGTCAGAGTGCGCATCCCGAATCCGCAGGGGCGGCTCAAGTCGGGGATGTTCGCGCGCTGCGCGATCACGCTCGAACGTCTGCCCGGCGTCACCGCGGTGCCGCGGTCTGCGGTGGTGCGCGAGGGGGACGGGGCGGCGGTGTTCGTCGTGCGCGCGGGCAAGGCACATCGCGTGGCGGTCAAGCTCGGCGTCGAGCAGGGGGATCTGGCGCAGGCGCTCGCCGGCGTCACGCCCGGCGATGCGGTGGTCGTCGCGGGGCATGACACCTTACGCGACGGCGATGCGGTGCGAGTGACGGGAGGGAGCTAA
- a CDS encoding N-acetyl-gamma-glutamyl-phosphate reductase, with protein sequence MIRVGIAGATGYGGVELVRLLKQHPQVELAYLTSETYSGKRMDEVYPHLHGVTVELHGLDPDRLAHESEVAFLALPSGQAMELVPPLLAKGKRVIDLSADHRLRDAAAYPRWYGVEHPHPELLVEAVYGLPELHRAAMREARLVAAPGCYPSGAILAMAPLVSAGLVNADKLIVDSKSGVSGAGRTALELAYHYPEANEDVSAYKVASHRHTPEMEQELSAIAGSPVTVTFSPHLVPMTRGIATAAYAPLCRPAAAGELIEEMRRFYAREPFIQVLDEKTYPHTKHTAGWNLCQVTARVDERTGIAITLSALDNLGKGLSGACVQCFNIMCGFEEATAISEPGPYP encoded by the coding sequence ATGATCCGAGTCGGCATAGCGGGAGCCACGGGATACGGTGGCGTCGAACTGGTGCGGCTGCTCAAGCAGCACCCGCAGGTCGAACTCGCCTACCTGACCTCCGAGACCTACTCTGGCAAGCGGATGGACGAAGTGTATCCGCATCTGCACGGCGTTACAGTCGAACTCCACGGCCTTGATCCCGACCGATTGGCCCATGAATCCGAGGTCGCTTTTCTCGCGCTGCCCTCCGGGCAGGCGATGGAGCTCGTCCCGCCGCTGCTGGCGAAGGGCAAGCGCGTCATTGACCTCAGCGCGGATCATCGGCTGCGCGACGCCGCCGCCTACCCGCGCTGGTATGGCGTAGAGCACCCGCATCCCGAGCTTCTGGTTGAGGCGGTATACGGGCTGCCGGAACTCCACCGCGCGGCGATGCGGGAAGCGCGGCTGGTGGCTGCGCCCGGATGCTATCCGAGCGGCGCGATACTGGCGATGGCACCGCTCGTGTCCGCGGGCCTCGTCAATGCGGACAAGCTCATCGTTGACTCCAAGTCGGGGGTCTCCGGCGCGGGCCGGACCGCGCTCGAACTCGCCTATCACTACCCCGAGGCAAATGAGGACGTTTCGGCCTACAAGGTGGCGAGCCACCGGCACACGCCCGAAATGGAGCAGGAGCTGTCGGCGATCGCCGGGTCGCCCGTGACCGTGACCTTCTCGCCGCACCTCGTGCCGATGACCCGCGGGATCGCCACCGCCGCATACGCGCCGCTGTGCCGCCCGGCCGCGGCCGGGGAACTGATCGAGGAAATGCGGCGGTTCTACGCGCGCGAGCCGTTCATCCAGGTGCTCGACGAGAAGACCTACCCGCATACGAAACACACCGCGGGGTGGAACCTGTGCCAGGTCACCGCGCGGGTGGATGAACGCACGGGCATCGCGATCACCCTGTCCGCTCTCGACAATCTGGGCAAGGGGCTGTCGGGCGCCTGCGTCCAGTGCTTCAACATCATGTGCGGTTTCGAGGAAGCCACGGCGATCTCGGAGCCGGGGCCGTATCCCTAA
- a CDS encoding aspartate aminotransferase family protein — protein MNQDEARAIESQNMFAVYAKIRQPMVITRGDGAYVWDSEGNRYLDLVAGGRAVTALGHCPAPVVQAICEQAGRLLHMSNDFYTEPQLELAHLLGQVCHCTRAFFCNSGAEANEAAIKLARKHARVNYGPDKTEIVTMLKSFHGRTMTTLAATGQPKYHGDFQPLMPGFKHVEFNNVEALHAAVDDRTCAVMLEPVLGESGVYPATPEFMTACREACDRYGALLILDEVQTGLGRTGKLFAYEHYDARPDAITLAKALGSGMPIGAMLATDEAAQAFVPGDHASSFGGGALAAAAALAGVRAIIEGGVVENARDIGAHFAAGLKRLAEQHPVVTEVRGLGMMAAADLGDPVASHVRSACLRRGVLIQIVGDSMLRFIPPLILTAAQADAGLSALDEALAEAAAA, from the coding sequence ATGAACCAAGACGAAGCGAGAGCCATCGAATCCCAAAACATGTTCGCGGTGTACGCGAAGATTCGTCAGCCCATGGTCATCACGCGCGGCGACGGCGCGTACGTCTGGGATTCCGAGGGTAATCGCTACCTTGACCTGGTGGCTGGCGGGCGGGCGGTGACCGCGCTCGGCCATTGCCCGGCGCCGGTGGTGCAAGCCATCTGCGAGCAGGCGGGCCGCCTCCTCCACATGTCCAACGATTTCTACACCGAGCCGCAGTTGGAGCTGGCGCACCTGCTCGGTCAGGTCTGCCACTGCACACGCGCCTTCTTCTGCAACAGCGGCGCCGAGGCGAATGAGGCGGCCATCAAGCTCGCCCGCAAGCACGCCCGCGTCAACTACGGCCCCGATAAGACGGAAATCGTGACCATGCTCAAGTCCTTCCACGGGCGCACCATGACGACCCTCGCCGCCACCGGCCAGCCGAAATACCACGGCGATTTCCAGCCGCTCATGCCCGGGTTCAAGCATGTCGAATTCAACAACGTCGAGGCGCTGCACGCGGCGGTGGACGACCGCACGTGCGCGGTCATGCTCGAACCAGTACTGGGAGAGAGCGGCGTGTACCCGGCGACTCCCGAATTCATGACGGCGTGCCGCGAGGCGTGTGACCGATACGGCGCTCTGCTCATTCTCGACGAGGTGCAGACCGGTCTCGGCCGCACCGGCAAGCTGTTCGCCTACGAGCACTACGACGCCAGGCCGGATGCGATCACTCTCGCCAAGGCGCTCGGCAGCGGCATGCCGATCGGGGCGATGCTGGCGACCGACGAGGCCGCGCAGGCGTTCGTGCCCGGCGACCACGCATCGAGCTTCGGCGGGGGCGCGCTCGCAGCCGCGGCGGCGCTCGCCGGAGTCCGCGCGATCATCGAGGGCGGGGTCGTCGAGAACGCGCGCGACATCGGCGCGCACTTCGCAGCCGGCCTCAAGCGCCTCGCGGAACAGCACCCCGTCGTGACTGAAGTGCGCGGCCTGGGCATGATGGCCGCGGCGGACCTAGGGGATCCGGTGGCCTCGCACGTGCGGTCCGCATGCCTGCGGCGCGGCGTGCTGATCCAGATCGTCGGCGACTCCATGCTGCGCTTCATCCCGCCGTTGATCCTGACCGCCGCGCAGGCCGACGCAGGACTCAGCGCGCTCGACGAGGCCTTGGCGGAGGCGGCTGCGGCCTGA
- a CDS encoding zinc ribbon domain-containing protein: MPIYEYSCDECRRRFSALVGVVAGDKGVECPRCGGNKLTKLVSRFSSFREDTDLDDLADLDDADDDPRALRRWARKMGREFGDDLGDDFEDEVESALDEEDDDYAAAPEDDAEE, encoded by the coding sequence GTGCCCATCTACGAATACTCATGCGATGAGTGTCGGCGCCGGTTCTCGGCGTTGGTCGGCGTCGTCGCCGGCGACAAGGGCGTTGAGTGCCCGCGCTGCGGCGGCAACAAACTGACCAAGCTCGTGTCGCGCTTCTCCTCGTTCCGCGAGGACACGGATCTCGACGATCTGGCTGACCTTGACGACGCGGATGACGACCCCCGCGCGCTGCGGCGCTGGGCGCGCAAGATGGGCCGCGAGTTCGGCGACGACCTCGGCGACGATTTCGAGGACGAGGTCGAGTCAGCGTTGGATGAGGAAGACGACGACTACGCCGCCGCGCCCGAAGACGACGCGGAAGAGTAG
- a CDS encoding TetR/AcrR family transcriptional regulator has product MAKSPIQQDEQAGAKERIMEAAERLFADQGYSATSVGQIAEAARVNRALLYYYFKNKRDLYWAIIHCGLEEVLALLADANRAPGGAWQRVERFVRSYCELLVTRHNLVRIVFREMTGTGEQEQLGLPIQRYLHDSLASARALFQEGEAAGEFQGLDSRLTAFSLFGMIHIFFMERLTRRRRFSTDAVVAHTLELLRHGAHAPEDATAAHSTKRSIKRKA; this is encoded by the coding sequence GTGGCGAAGTCGCCCATCCAGCAAGACGAGCAGGCCGGCGCCAAGGAGCGCATCATGGAGGCCGCGGAGCGCCTGTTTGCCGACCAGGGCTACTCCGCGACTTCCGTCGGCCAGATTGCGGAGGCGGCGCGGGTTAACCGGGCGCTGCTCTACTACTACTTCAAGAACAAGCGCGATCTCTACTGGGCCATTATTCACTGCGGCCTCGAGGAGGTGCTGGCCCTGCTCGCGGACGCGAATCGGGCGCCGGGCGGGGCGTGGCAGCGTGTCGAGCGGTTCGTGCGCTCGTACTGCGAGTTGCTGGTGACCCGGCACAACCTGGTGCGCATCGTGTTTCGCGAGATGACGGGGACTGGAGAGCAGGAGCAGCTCGGGCTGCCGATTCAGCGCTACCTGCACGACAGCCTGGCGTCGGCGCGCGCGCTGTTCCAGGAGGGCGAGGCGGCGGGGGAGTTTCAGGGGCTCGACTCGCGGCTGACGGCGTTCTCGCTGTTCGGCATGATTCACATCTTTTTCATGGAGCGCCTGACCAGGCGCCGTCGGTTCTCGACCGACGCGGTCGTCGCTCACACCCTGGAACTGCTGCGTCACGGCGCGCACGCGCCAGAGGACGCGACGGCGGCGCACTCTACTAAGCGGAGCATAAAGAGGAAGGCATGA
- a CDS encoding argininosuccinate synthase codes for MAKVALAYSGGLDTSVAVRWLQEERGFDVIAVAVDVGEQRDYEAIRKKALDIGAVESVVIDAKEDFARDYVFRGLKANAMYEAKYPVATAMARPLIAKIVGQVARDNGAQAVAHGCTGKGNDQVRFDVTFGVLYPEMEIIAPFREWRVSREEEMDWARERNVPVPTDKARPYSTDVNLWGRSIECGVLEDPWQEPPADVFEWTRAPEDAPAAPAYVEIGFEHGVPVSLDGKAHSGAELIAALNSLAGEHGV; via the coding sequence ATGGCAAAGGTTGCGCTTGCGTATTCAGGAGGATTGGATACCTCCGTCGCCGTCAGATGGCTCCAGGAGGAGCGCGGCTTCGACGTCATCGCGGTCGCGGTTGATGTCGGCGAGCAGCGGGACTACGAGGCCATCCGCAAGAAGGCGCTCGACATCGGCGCGGTGGAGTCAGTGGTCATAGACGCCAAAGAGGACTTCGCACGCGACTACGTCTTTCGCGGGCTCAAGGCCAACGCGATGTATGAGGCCAAGTACCCCGTCGCCACCGCGATGGCGCGCCCGCTCATCGCCAAGATCGTCGGCCAGGTCGCGCGCGACAACGGCGCGCAGGCGGTCGCCCACGGCTGCACCGGCAAGGGCAACGATCAGGTGCGCTTCGACGTCACCTTCGGCGTGCTCTACCCGGAGATGGAGATCATCGCCCCGTTCCGCGAGTGGCGCGTGAGCCGCGAGGAGGAAATGGACTGGGCGCGCGAGCGCAATGTCCCGGTGCCGACGGACAAGGCGAGGCCGTACAGCACGGATGTCAACCTGTGGGGTCGCAGCATCGAGTGCGGCGTCCTCGAAGACCCGTGGCAGGAGCCGCCTGCCGATGTCTTCGAGTGGACGCGCGCGCCCGAGGACGCCCCCGCCGCGCCCGCCTACGTCGAGATCGGCTTCGAGCACGGCGTGCCGGTGTCGCTCGACGGCAAGGCTCACTCCGGCGCGGAGCTGATCGCGGCGCTCAACTCCCTCGCGGGCGAGCACGGCGTC
- the deoC gene encoding deoxyribose-phosphate aldolase, whose translation MFSRVALAKMIDHSLLRPEATEEEIVAFCEESRREHFATVMVYPCWLTVAARCLRDSDVKLGTVVGFPFGATTTACKVFEAKHAITTYASELDMVVNIGALKSGNLDSVRRDIEEVVTAAEMTRLTANGEEVLVKVILETGLTTREEQEKVCRIVQEVRAHFVKTSTGFGPRGASVEDIRFLRQAVGRDIGIKAAGGIRTYKQTLEFINAGADRIGTSSGVAILGGYDKVEEPIAEEALGKE comes from the coding sequence ATGTTTTCAAGAGTTGCTCTCGCGAAGATGATAGACCACTCTCTCCTGCGTCCGGAGGCGACTGAGGAGGAGATCGTCGCATTCTGCGAAGAGAGCCGTCGAGAGCACTTCGCAACCGTGATGGTGTACCCGTGCTGGCTGACGGTGGCCGCGCGATGCCTGCGCGACTCCGACGTGAAGCTGGGCACGGTGGTCGGGTTTCCCTTCGGCGCGACAACCACGGCGTGTAAGGTGTTCGAGGCGAAGCATGCGATCACGACGTACGCCAGCGAATTGGACATGGTGGTCAACATCGGGGCGCTCAAGTCGGGCAACCTCGATTCCGTCCGGCGCGACATCGAAGAGGTCGTAACCGCCGCGGAGATGACACGGCTCACCGCGAACGGTGAAGAGGTGCTGGTGAAGGTGATCCTCGAGACCGGCCTCACGACTCGCGAAGAACAGGAAAAGGTGTGCCGCATCGTCCAGGAAGTGCGGGCTCATTTCGTCAAGACTTCGACGGGCTTCGGTCCCCGCGGCGCCAGCGTCGAGGACATCCGCTTCCTGCGCCAGGCGGTGGGCCGTGACATCGGCATCAAGGCGGCCGGCGGCATTCGCACGTACAAGCAGACCCTCGAGTTCATCAACGCTGGCGCCGACCGCATCGGGACCAGCTCGGGCGTGGCCATCCTCGGGGGCTATGACAAAGTGGAAGAACCCATCGCGGAGGAGGCCCTGGGAAAGGAGTAG
- the argB gene encoding acetylglutamate kinase yields the protein MTEDLQQRANTLIEALPYLREYWGATMVIKYGGAAMVEPQLQAMVLQDVVLLRYVGMNPVLVHGGGPEISDMMRRLGKEPVFVRGLRVTDAETMDIVEMALMGRINQDLVAAVHAAGGKAVGFSGKHGGMLTVTKQAGEVDLGFVGAIERVDPTLIRTISEQGYIPVIAPIGLGEDGQTYNINADVAAGSIAGALQATKLIVLSDVPGILADAQDVSTLVSSLTTEQARQMIAERKVESGMIPKVEACLDALAQGVPRCHIIDGRAPHALLMEIFTDVGIGTMVLP from the coding sequence ATGACTGAAGACCTACAGCAGCGAGCGAACACACTCATCGAGGCGCTGCCGTACCTGCGCGAGTACTGGGGCGCGACGATGGTCATCAAGTACGGCGGCGCGGCCATGGTCGAGCCGCAGTTGCAGGCGATGGTGCTTCAGGACGTCGTGCTCCTGCGCTACGTCGGCATGAATCCGGTGCTGGTGCACGGCGGCGGGCCTGAGATCAGCGACATGATGCGCCGCCTCGGCAAGGAGCCGGTCTTCGTGCGCGGCCTGCGCGTCACCGACGCCGAGACTATGGACATCGTCGAGATGGCGCTCATGGGCCGCATCAACCAGGATCTCGTCGCCGCGGTCCACGCCGCCGGCGGCAAGGCGGTCGGCTTCTCAGGCAAACACGGCGGCATGCTCACGGTCACCAAGCAGGCCGGCGAAGTGGACCTCGGTTTCGTCGGAGCCATTGAGCGAGTTGATCCGACGCTGATTCGCACCATCAGCGAGCAGGGCTACATACCCGTCATCGCCCCCATCGGTCTCGGCGAGGACGGGCAGACCTACAACATCAACGCCGACGTGGCGGCGGGCAGCATCGCCGGCGCGCTGCAGGCGACGAAGCTCATCGTCCTCAGCGACGTGCCGGGCATCCTCGCCGACGCGCAAGATGTGAGTACGCTCGTGTCGTCCCTAACCACCGAGCAGGCGCGGCAGATGATCGCGGAGCGCAAAGTCGAGTCGGGCATGATCCCGAAGGTCGAAGCCTGTCTCGACGCGCTGGCGCAGGGCGTGCCGCGTTGCCACATCATAGACGGCCGCGCGCCGCACGCGCTGCTTATGGAGATCTTCACCGACGTGGGCATCGGCACCATGGTGCTGCCGTAG
- the argJ gene encoding bifunctional glutamate N-acetyltransferase/amino-acid acetyltransferase ArgJ, translating into MRQELAACPDHRACRLSGAFYCRETHVATEDNEDIEPGGVSPLLWHALDGEGVTAAEGFSAASVACGLKESEAHDLAVVFSDREAAAAGVFTSNQVKAAPVLLSQARVASGRAQAVVINSGNANACTGEQGRLDAEEMAALAAEKLGVDADLVLVASTGHIGHPLPMDALRSGIPAACAALSPSGGPQAARAIITTDTRPKEMALEMELAGARVRLGGMAKGAGMICPAMATMICVITTDAGIEARNLDLALRWAVDRSFNCITVDGDMSTNDTVLVLANGASGAQVLKEEDRRKFQRALDFITARLARAIVADGEGATKTIQVHVSGTKEYEQARRVAMAIANSPLVKTALYGGDPNWGRIMGAAGAAGVEFDPGAADLSLAGIPVVGAGAPLPFDEKGAAQAVSEREITIHLDLHAGPQSATVYTCDLSEEYVRINAHYTT; encoded by the coding sequence ATGAGGCAGGAGCTTGCTGCCTGCCCGGATCACCGAGCTTGCCGTTTATCCGGGGCATTCTATTGCCGGGAGACGCACGTGGCAACTGAAGATAACGAGGATATCGAGCCAGGCGGCGTGAGCCCGCTGCTCTGGCACGCGCTCGACGGCGAAGGCGTCACCGCCGCCGAAGGCTTCAGCGCCGCCAGCGTAGCGTGCGGCCTCAAGGAGTCCGAGGCACATGACCTCGCGGTCGTCTTCAGCGATCGCGAAGCTGCCGCCGCAGGCGTCTTCACGTCGAACCAGGTCAAGGCGGCGCCGGTGCTCCTGAGCCAGGCGCGGGTCGCTTCCGGCCGCGCGCAGGCCGTGGTCATCAACAGCGGCAATGCGAACGCGTGCACCGGCGAGCAAGGCCGCCTCGACGCCGAGGAGATGGCCGCCCTTGCCGCGGAGAAACTTGGTGTTGACGCCGATCTTGTCCTGGTCGCCTCGACCGGACACATCGGTCACCCGCTGCCGATGGACGCCTTGCGGAGCGGCATCCCTGCCGCCTGCGCCGCCCTCAGCCCGTCGGGTGGTCCGCAGGCCGCGCGCGCGATCATCACGACCGACACGCGACCGAAGGAAATGGCGCTGGAGATGGAACTCGCCGGGGCTAGAGTGCGCCTGGGCGGCATGGCCAAGGGCGCGGGCATGATCTGCCCGGCGATGGCCACGATGATCTGCGTCATCACCACGGACGCGGGGATCGAGGCGCGGAACCTCGACCTCGCCCTGCGTTGGGCGGTCGACCGCTCCTTCAACTGCATCACCGTGGACGGGGACATGAGCACCAACGACACTGTGCTCGTGCTCGCCAACGGCGCCTCCGGGGCGCAGGTGCTCAAGGAGGAAGATCGCCGCAAGTTTCAGCGCGCTCTCGACTTCATAACCGCCCGGCTGGCGCGTGCGATCGTCGCCGATGGCGAGGGCGCCACGAAGACGATCCAGGTGCATGTTTCGGGGACCAAGGAATACGAGCAGGCGCGGCGCGTCGCCATGGCCATCGCCAACTCGCCGCTGGTCAAGACTGCGCTCTATGGGGGAGACCCGAATTGGGGGCGGATCATGGGCGCCGCGGGCGCGGCGGGCGTGGAGTTCGATCCGGGCGCGGCGGATCTGTCGTTGGCCGGGATTCCGGTCGTCGGCGCCGGCGCGCCGCTGCCCTTCGACGAGAAAGGCGCGGCGCAGGCGGTGAGCGAGCGCGAGATCACGATCCATCTCGACCTTCACGCCGGCCCGCAGTCGGCGACGGTGTACACCTGCGATCTAAGCGAGGAATACGTCCGCATCAACGCCCATTACACGACGTGA